One Glutamicibacter mishrai genomic window carries:
- the glgC gene encoding glucose-1-phosphate adenylyltransferase, whose protein sequence is MNTTSNRRNAAGAPPRLSSQAMAFVLAGGRGSRLEELTDRRAKPAVHFGGKSRIIDFPLSNAYNSGVRKMAVATQYKAHSLIRHMQRGWNFFRAERNEYLDILPASQRVQENKWYLGTADAVTQNIDIVDDYDVEYVIILAGDHVYKMDYEVMLRQHVQTQADVTIGCLTVPREEATGFGVMHVDENGRIVDFLEKPADPPGMPDDPAMALASMGIYVFNWKFLRELLLDDAEDDSSSHDFGHDLIPSIVKNGGAYAHKFTESCVMSGLETEPYWRDVGTIDSFWRANLDLTEVVPSLDLYDNSWPIWTYAELTPPAKFIHDDESRRGQAVESLISGDCILSGADVHKSLLFTGNRAHSFSKLDQVVSLPNVDVGRNADLTKCVIDSRVRIPEGLIVGQDPVEDSKWFRRTDSGVVLITQPMLDRRAAILEGGISWSAEQLEGK, encoded by the coding sequence ATGAATACCACTTCCAATAGGCGCAATGCAGCCGGTGCACCACCGCGCCTGTCCAGCCAGGCGATGGCCTTCGTCCTGGCTGGCGGCCGAGGCAGCCGACTCGAGGAGCTCACCGACCGGCGTGCAAAACCTGCGGTCCACTTTGGCGGCAAGTCGCGCATCATCGACTTCCCGCTCTCCAACGCCTATAACTCCGGGGTGCGCAAGATGGCCGTTGCCACCCAATACAAGGCCCATTCGCTGATCCGGCACATGCAGCGTGGCTGGAACTTCTTCCGAGCCGAGCGCAACGAGTACCTGGACATCCTGCCTGCCAGCCAGCGCGTCCAGGAGAACAAGTGGTACCTGGGCACCGCGGATGCGGTCACGCAGAATATCGACATCGTCGATGATTATGACGTTGAGTACGTGATCATCCTGGCCGGCGACCACGTATACAAAATGGACTACGAGGTCATGCTGCGCCAGCATGTCCAGACCCAGGCCGACGTAACCATCGGCTGCTTGACTGTACCGCGTGAGGAAGCCACCGGCTTCGGCGTGATGCATGTTGATGAGAACGGCCGTATTGTCGACTTCCTCGAAAAGCCAGCCGATCCCCCGGGCATGCCTGACGATCCGGCGATGGCTCTGGCTTCCATGGGCATCTACGTCTTCAACTGGAAGTTCCTACGCGAGCTGTTGCTGGATGATGCCGAGGATGACAGCTCCAGCCACGACTTCGGGCATGATCTGATCCCGTCCATCGTGAAAAACGGCGGCGCCTACGCCCACAAATTCACCGAGTCCTGCGTCATGTCAGGTCTGGAGACTGAACCATACTGGCGCGATGTGGGCACCATCGACTCCTTCTGGCGAGCAAATCTCGACCTCACCGAGGTCGTCCCCTCGCTAGACCTCTACGACAACAGCTGGCCCATCTGGACCTATGCCGAGTTGACCCCTCCTGCCAAGTTCATCCACGACGATGAGTCACGCCGCGGACAAGCCGTGGAGTCACTGATCTCGGGCGATTGCATCCTCTCCGGAGCCGACGTACACAAGTCGCTGCTCTTCACCGGGAACCGGGCCCACTCCTTCTCCAAGCTTGACCAGGTCGTATCGCTGCCCAACGTTGATGTGGGGCGCAATGCGGACTTGACCAAATGCGTTATCGACAGCCGGGTGCGCATCCCCGAAGGGCTGATCGTCGGCCAGGATCCGGTCGAGGATTCCAAGTGGTTCCGCCGCACGGATTCGGGCGTCGTGCTCATTACCCAGCCGATGCTTGACCGCCGTGCCGCAATTCTCGAAGGCGGCATCTCGTGGAGCGCCGAGCAGTTGGAGGGGAAGTAG
- the pgl gene encoding 6-phosphogluconolactonase yields MIARQITIHDDVASTAHAIAARLITSINDAIAARGVAHVVVTGGSLGIAALVAVAENPAKTSVNWSQVHFWWGDERFVDSDSADRNVLQAEPLFAALDELGLDRGTVHAMGASDQYESAEQAAVAYTQLLAQEAPEGSASPVFDVLMLGMGPDSHVASLFPNHTRSDELGAIAVHDSPKPPPHRVSLTMGTINTAREVWLIVAGADKAPALAAASHEINEVAVPASAVRGTQATRWIVDRAASTLL; encoded by the coding sequence GTGATCGCTAGGCAAATCACCATCCACGACGACGTCGCTTCCACCGCGCATGCCATCGCCGCCCGCTTGATCACCTCGATCAACGACGCGATCGCGGCCCGCGGGGTCGCGCACGTGGTGGTCACCGGCGGCAGCCTGGGCATTGCCGCGCTGGTAGCGGTCGCTGAAAACCCGGCCAAAACCTCGGTGAACTGGTCGCAGGTGCATTTCTGGTGGGGTGACGAGCGCTTTGTCGACAGTGATTCCGCCGATCGCAATGTGCTGCAGGCCGAGCCGCTCTTCGCCGCACTGGACGAATTGGGGCTGGACCGCGGCACCGTCCACGCCATGGGCGCCAGCGACCAGTACGAGAGTGCCGAGCAGGCCGCCGTGGCCTACACGCAGCTGCTCGCGCAGGAAGCACCGGAAGGTTCCGCCTCGCCGGTCTTCGACGTTCTGATGCTGGGCATGGGCCCGGATTCGCATGTGGCTTCGCTTTTCCCGAACCACACGCGCTCCGATGAGCTCGGGGCCATCGCGGTCCACGACTCCCCCAAGCCGCCACCGCATCGCGTCAGCTTGACCATGGGGACCATCAACACCGCGCGCGAAGTGTGGTTGATCGTCGCCGGCGCCGACAAGGCTCCTGCCTTGGCCGCCGCCTCCCATGAAATCAACGAAGTGGCTGTTCCTGCCAGCGCAGTGCGCGGCACCCAAGCCACCCGCTGGATCGTCGATCGCGCCGCGTCAACACTGCTCTGA
- the glgB gene encoding 1,4-alpha-glucan branching protein GlgB: MPDEDTSHPVLDARQVRLLSQGRHPDPFSVLGPTEDGRHLVARIPGAIQLWAVNATDQVQLEPHPQDPELFTGPALPYYRLRIRWASGYVEEREDPYRFGPVIGEFDEHLIGEGEHRSLWKALGAHLITHEQVAGAHFALWAPNARRVSVVGDFNSWNGTAHPMRARGATGVWELFLPGLDEGAVYKYEILGPDGELLPLKADPVGFGSEHPPATGSVIRRIEAHDWRDGSWLARREQINSVNAPISIYEVHLGSWRRTEGTGQSLSYLQLATQLVDYAADMGFTHIEVLPVTEHPFDGSWGYQPIGLFAPTIRYGTPQEFAAFVDAAHQRGLGVIADWVPGHFPTDQHGLGRFDGTALYEHLDPREGFHPDWNTLIYNYGRPEVRNYLVANALYWLGEYHLDGLRVDAVASMINRDYSRAEGEWIANKDGGNENYEALDFLKQTNVASYAQHPGIAMIAEDSTAYPGVTRPVDAGGLGFGYKWNLGWMNDSLEYFGKDPVYRKHHHNQLTFGITYAFSENFLLPISHDEVVHGKGSMYSRMPGSHADKLGNLKAFYGYMWGHPGKKLLFMGQEFGQPAEWDYQAQLDWNILDDPGHAGVQTLVQDLNRIYREQPALHRGDARPEGFQWLLVDDIEHQVFAWLRRGEPGDPHVVVVLNLTPVERTGFRIGFPVAGRWVEALNTDSERYHGANRGHGGAIETEAVPSGGEAQSALLTLPPLSAIYFVEERS; the protein is encoded by the coding sequence GTGCCAGACGAGGATACAAGCCATCCGGTGCTCGATGCGCGGCAGGTGCGCCTGCTGTCCCAGGGGCGGCATCCGGATCCTTTCTCCGTGCTCGGCCCCACCGAAGACGGACGGCACCTGGTGGCGCGCATTCCAGGCGCAATTCAGCTCTGGGCAGTGAACGCCACCGACCAGGTGCAGCTTGAACCTCATCCCCAGGACCCTGAGCTTTTCACCGGCCCCGCACTTCCGTACTACAGGTTGCGCATCCGCTGGGCCTCGGGATATGTCGAGGAACGCGAGGACCCGTACCGCTTCGGGCCGGTCATCGGCGAATTCGACGAACACCTGATCGGCGAAGGTGAACACCGCAGCCTCTGGAAAGCACTGGGTGCGCACCTGATCACCCACGAGCAGGTTGCTGGCGCGCATTTCGCGCTGTGGGCGCCCAATGCTCGGCGGGTCAGCGTAGTTGGCGATTTCAACTCATGGAACGGCACCGCCCATCCCATGCGTGCGCGCGGCGCCACCGGAGTTTGGGAACTATTCCTGCCCGGTCTCGACGAGGGCGCGGTGTACAAGTACGAGATCCTGGGCCCTGACGGCGAGCTGTTGCCGTTGAAGGCCGATCCCGTTGGCTTCGGCTCCGAGCACCCGCCGGCCACCGGTTCGGTGATCCGGCGGATCGAGGCCCATGATTGGCGCGATGGATCATGGCTCGCCCGCCGCGAGCAGATCAACTCGGTCAACGCCCCGATCAGCATCTACGAGGTGCATCTGGGTTCCTGGCGGCGTACCGAGGGCACCGGCCAATCGCTGAGCTACCTTCAACTGGCCACGCAACTCGTGGACTACGCCGCCGACATGGGATTCACCCACATCGAGGTCCTGCCTGTCACCGAGCATCCCTTCGACGGATCCTGGGGCTACCAGCCCATCGGTCTCTTCGCGCCAACGATCCGCTACGGCACTCCGCAGGAATTCGCGGCCTTCGTCGACGCCGCCCACCAACGCGGGCTCGGGGTCATTGCCGATTGGGTTCCGGGGCACTTCCCCACCGACCAACATGGCTTGGGCCGGTTCGACGGTACTGCGCTCTACGAGCATCTTGATCCACGTGAGGGCTTCCACCCGGACTGGAACACGTTGATCTACAACTACGGCCGCCCCGAGGTGCGCAACTATCTGGTGGCCAATGCACTGTATTGGCTGGGCGAATACCACCTCGATGGGCTGCGCGTGGATGCTGTCGCCTCGATGATCAACCGCGACTACTCGCGCGCCGAGGGCGAATGGATCGCCAATAAGGACGGCGGGAATGAAAACTACGAGGCCTTGGACTTCCTGAAGCAGACCAATGTGGCCAGCTATGCGCAGCACCCGGGCATCGCGATGATCGCCGAAGACTCCACCGCCTACCCCGGAGTCACCCGCCCGGTGGATGCCGGCGGCCTGGGCTTCGGCTACAAGTGGAACCTCGGGTGGATGAATGACTCGCTGGAGTACTTCGGCAAGGATCCGGTCTACCGAAAGCACCACCACAACCAGCTGACCTTCGGCATCACTTATGCCTTCAGCGAGAACTTCCTGCTGCCCATCAGCCATGACGAGGTCGTGCATGGCAAGGGCTCGATGTACTCGCGCATGCCGGGCAGCCACGCCGACAAGCTCGGCAACCTCAAGGCCTTCTACGGCTACATGTGGGGGCATCCGGGCAAGAAGCTGCTGTTCATGGGCCAGGAATTCGGCCAACCCGCCGAATGGGACTACCAGGCCCAGCTCGACTGGAACATCCTCGATGATCCCGGCCATGCCGGAGTGCAGACCCTGGTCCAGGATCTCAACCGGATCTACCGCGAGCAACCGGCCCTGCATCGGGGCGATGCCCGCCCGGAGGGGTTCCAATGGCTGCTGGTCGACGACATCGAGCATCAGGTCTTCGCTTGGCTGCGCCGCGGCGAACCTGGCGATCCCCACGTGGTCGTCGTTCTGAACCTCACCCCGGTGGAACGCACCGGATTCCGCATTGGATTCCCGGTGGCCGGACGCTGGGTCGAGGCCCTGAATACCGATTCCGAACGCTACCACGGGGCCAATCGCGGTCACGGTGGAGCCATCGAAACCGAAGCCGTCCCCTCAGGCGGCGAAGCACAATCCGCACTGCTCACGCTCCCACCCTTATCGGCAATCTATTTTGTGGAGGAACGCTCATGA
- a CDS encoding glycogen/starch/alpha-glucan phosphorylase gives MSQSFDARQLRETTAADSAPTPAQFRQALLRHLQYTVGKSPQQASLFDWRMALSHTVRDYAVDPWFSATRRTWDEDRKRVYYLSMEFLIGRLLEDQAINLGLRDVMVQVLAEFGLSFDEVAEGEPDAALGNGGLGRLAACYLESMATMGCPAYGYGLRYEHGLFRQLFENGRQIETPENWLATDNPWDFTRPEAAYPVGFGGELHDHDGTSIWSPRSKVLASAHDTPVVGYGGQWANTLRLWAAMPSADLFDLDRFNAGDFAAASEPEALARSLSRVLYPNDTTEGGKELRLSQEYFLTSASVQDILRRYLAAHDDLLKLPEFVAIQMNDTHPAIAGPELIRLLVDEHAVDFDTAVETATGVLGYTNHTLLPEALERWSVGLMRKVLPRHLQIIETLDTQFIALQGQVSDPVRLISNDQVSMGDLAFTTSHKVNGVSALHTELVSQELFPVHNELHPGRIVNITNGVTPRRWLKLANPSLAALITDTIGAGWETDLERLRELEPYAEDPAFRDAFGRSKRQAKEHFTGWLVAEHGIELPAEALYDAQVKRLHEYKRQLLNILWTIAHWQRIKRDPQASWVPRVKIFGGKAAPSYHMAKLIIQLINDVAEVVNNDPETRHLLRVVYPPNYGVSMAEKLIPAADLSEQISTAGMEASGTGNMKFALNGALTIGTLDGANVEIREHVGAENFFLFGLTTEQVAERRAQQGHSRAALEASQTLRDVLQAIAEGTFSPEDHHRYDGLLETMWNSDWFLVASDFEDYDRAQGEVADCYSDPEKWQRMAILNIARMGYFSSDRSIREYMSQIWDVESAL, from the coding sequence ATGTCGCAATCATTCGATGCCCGTCAACTCCGCGAGACGACCGCCGCAGATTCTGCGCCGACGCCAGCACAGTTTCGCCAGGCCTTGTTGCGCCACCTGCAGTACACGGTCGGCAAGAGCCCGCAGCAAGCCTCGCTCTTCGACTGGCGGATGGCCCTGTCCCACACGGTGCGTGATTACGCGGTTGATCCGTGGTTCAGCGCTACCCGTCGTACCTGGGATGAAGACCGCAAACGCGTCTACTACCTGTCGATGGAATTCCTGATCGGCCGGCTGCTTGAAGACCAGGCCATCAACCTGGGCCTGCGCGATGTCATGGTCCAAGTCCTGGCGGAATTCGGCTTGAGCTTCGATGAGGTAGCCGAGGGAGAACCCGATGCCGCCTTGGGCAACGGCGGCCTGGGACGGCTCGCGGCCTGCTACCTCGAATCCATGGCCACCATGGGCTGCCCCGCCTACGGCTACGGCCTGCGCTACGAACACGGGCTGTTCCGCCAGCTCTTCGAAAACGGGCGTCAGATCGAAACCCCGGAAAATTGGTTGGCCACCGACAACCCATGGGACTTCACCCGCCCCGAAGCCGCCTACCCGGTCGGCTTCGGCGGCGAGCTGCACGATCACGACGGCACCTCCATCTGGTCGCCACGCTCCAAGGTCCTCGCCTCGGCCCATGACACCCCGGTGGTTGGCTACGGCGGCCAATGGGCGAATACCCTGCGCCTTTGGGCCGCGATGCCCAGCGCCGACCTTTTCGATCTGGATCGCTTCAACGCCGGCGACTTCGCCGCCGCCTCCGAACCCGAAGCATTGGCCCGCAGCCTCAGCCGCGTTTTGTACCCGAACGACACCACCGAGGGCGGCAAGGAGCTGCGCCTTTCCCAGGAGTACTTCCTGACCTCCGCCTCGGTGCAGGACATCCTTCGCCGCTACCTGGCGGCACACGATGACCTGCTCAAGCTCCCCGAGTTCGTGGCCATCCAGATGAACGACACACATCCAGCCATCGCCGGCCCCGAGCTGATCCGCCTGCTGGTTGACGAGCACGCCGTGGACTTCGATACGGCGGTGGAAACCGCGACCGGCGTCCTGGGCTATACCAACCACACGCTGCTGCCCGAAGCCCTGGAACGCTGGAGCGTCGGGCTGATGCGCAAGGTCCTGCCACGCCATCTGCAGATCATCGAGACCCTCGACACCCAATTCATCGCGCTGCAGGGCCAGGTCTCGGATCCGGTGCGCCTGATCAGCAACGATCAGGTCAGCATGGGCGATTTGGCGTTCACCACCAGCCACAAGGTCAACGGCGTGTCAGCGCTCCACACCGAACTGGTCAGCCAGGAGCTGTTCCCGGTCCACAACGAACTGCACCCAGGGCGGATCGTGAACATCACCAACGGAGTCACCCCGCGTCGTTGGCTCAAACTCGCCAACCCATCGCTGGCCGCATTGATCACCGACACCATCGGCGCCGGGTGGGAGACAGATCTGGAGCGGCTGCGCGAACTCGAACCTTATGCCGAGGATCCTGCCTTCCGCGATGCCTTCGGCCGCAGCAAGCGCCAGGCCAAGGAGCATTTCACCGGCTGGCTGGTCGCTGAGCACGGTATCGAACTGCCTGCCGAGGCGTTGTATGACGCCCAGGTGAAACGGCTGCACGAATACAAGCGCCAGCTGTTGAACATCTTGTGGACCATTGCGCACTGGCAGCGGATCAAGCGCGATCCGCAGGCCAGCTGGGTCCCCCGGGTCAAGATCTTCGGTGGCAAGGCAGCACCGAGCTACCACATGGCCAAACTGATCATCCAGCTGATCAACGACGTCGCCGAAGTCGTGAACAACGATCCGGAAACCCGCCACCTGCTGCGCGTGGTCTACCCGCCGAACTACGGTGTATCCATGGCCGAAAAACTGATTCCGGCGGCCGATCTGTCCGAGCAGATATCCACCGCGGGCATGGAAGCCTCAGGCACCGGCAATATGAAGTTCGCCCTCAATGGGGCGTTGACCATCGGCACCCTTGACGGGGCGAACGTCGAAATCCGCGAGCATGTCGGTGCCGAGAATTTCTTCCTCTTCGGGCTCACCACCGAACAGGTCGCCGAACGCCGCGCCCAGCAGGGCCACTCCCGCGCCGCGCTGGAGGCCAGCCAAACCCTGCGCGATGTCCTGCAGGCCATTGCCGAAGGCACCTTCAGCCCCGAGGATCATCACCGCTATGACGGGCTGCTGGAGACCATGTGGAACAGCGACTGGTTCCTGGTTGCATCGGACTTCGAGGATTACGACCGGGCCCAAGGCGAAGTAGCCGACTGCTACAGCGACCCCGAAAAGTGGCAGCGCATGGCCATCTTGAACATCGCTCGCATGGGGTATTTCAGCTCCGACCGCTCAATCCGCGAATATATGTCTCAGATTTGGGACGTGGAATCCGCGCTGTAG
- the glgA gene encoding glycogen synthase GlgA, whose translation MAQRLRRVLSVASECAPLVKTGGLADVVGALPAALEPLGWRTRILMPAYPGLLERVGRTRRIWRDEDLFGGPATVRSCHFEGLDLLLLDAPHLYDRPGGPYVVDGHDHHDNHVRFAALSWVAARIAIDGTSDKWRPDVVHAHDWQAGLVPSYLKYAGSRVPTLLTIHNIAFQGIFGPDQLDALHLPTWDFHPEALEYHSLVSTLKAGLVHASRISTVSPSYAQELTREEFGFGLQGVVTMRRDRGELSGILNGIDTEVWNPATDPQINNYDAADPAAKAANRQALLNEFSLAEPSGPLAVVVTRLTHQKGVDLLLEKLPVFIESGGAVVVLGSGDPGYEYALGELAARYPQSVGLHIGYDEQLSHRMYAGADLVLVPSRFEPCGLTQLIGLRYGAIPLVAATGGLRDTVVDATPEHLADGTATGFTFSDIDAGGLGFALGRSVDLYKDQAAWAQLRSQALNTPVDWGTSAAVYARLFTELVS comes from the coding sequence ATGGCTCAACGACTACGCCGTGTGCTGTCTGTTGCTTCTGAATGCGCGCCACTGGTCAAAACCGGCGGACTGGCCGATGTAGTTGGCGCGTTGCCTGCCGCGCTGGAGCCTCTGGGGTGGCGCACCCGCATCCTGATGCCGGCCTATCCTGGCCTGCTGGAGCGCGTGGGCCGCACTAGACGGATTTGGCGGGACGAGGACCTCTTCGGCGGCCCTGCCACAGTGCGTTCCTGCCACTTCGAGGGACTGGACCTGCTGCTGCTGGATGCGCCGCACCTTTACGACCGGCCCGGCGGACCCTACGTGGTCGACGGGCACGACCACCACGACAACCACGTGCGTTTTGCCGCGCTGTCGTGGGTGGCGGCGCGGATTGCCATCGACGGCACCTCCGATAAGTGGCGCCCGGATGTGGTGCATGCCCATGATTGGCAGGCAGGGCTGGTTCCCTCCTACCTGAAGTATGCCGGCTCCCGGGTTCCGACGCTGCTGACCATCCACAATATTGCCTTCCAGGGGATCTTCGGCCCGGATCAGCTTGATGCGCTGCACCTGCCGACCTGGGATTTCCATCCTGAGGCGCTGGAGTACCACTCGCTGGTCAGCACGCTGAAGGCGGGGCTGGTACATGCCTCGCGGATCAGCACCGTCAGCCCGAGCTACGCCCAGGAACTCACCCGTGAAGAGTTCGGCTTCGGCCTCCAAGGCGTAGTGACGATGCGCAGGGACCGCGGTGAGCTTTCCGGCATCCTCAACGGCATCGACACCGAGGTCTGGAATCCTGCCACGGATCCGCAGATCAACAACTACGACGCGGCTGATCCGGCGGCCAAGGCTGCGAACCGGCAGGCATTGCTCAACGAATTCTCGCTGGCCGAGCCATCGGGCCCGTTGGCCGTGGTTGTCACCCGGCTCACCCACCAAAAGGGCGTGGACCTGCTGCTGGAGAAGCTGCCGGTCTTCATCGAATCCGGCGGCGCCGTGGTGGTGCTCGGCTCAGGCGACCCGGGCTACGAGTACGCGCTGGGCGAGCTGGCGGCCCGCTATCCGCAGTCCGTGGGCCTGCACATCGGCTACGACGAACAGCTCAGCCACCGGATGTACGCCGGGGCCGATCTGGTGCTGGTGCCCTCCCGATTCGAGCCATGCGGGCTGACCCAGCTCATCGGCCTGCGCTATGGGGCGATCCCGCTGGTGGCTGCCACCGGCGGCCTGCGCGACACCGTAGTCGACGCGACGCCGGAGCACCTGGCCGATGGCACCGCCACCGGCTTCACCTTCAGCGACATCGATGCCGGCGGCTTGGGCTTCGCCCTGGGCCGGTCGGTGGACCTCTACAAGGATCAGGCGGCCTGGGCGCAGCTGCGCTCCCAGGCGCTGAACACCCCGGTGGACTGGGGCACCTCGGCTGCCGTATATGCCAGGCTGTTCACGGAGCTCGTTTCATGA
- a CDS encoding FAD-dependent oxidoreductase, with protein MPELLAPLNVTVIGAGVIGLSTANELASQGHRVRVISDQEPLHTVSAVSAAIWFPYHSENSPAADILLARTLERFEALSLIPETGVDLRFGMDVERRADADRSWTRHVADAAVVDPELLPDGALSATSGTVPVITMPTYLAWLQQQCQRLGVQFEQRTVTDLDELGAHSDAVVVAAGIRGGELLGDDHSVYPIRGQVIRLANTAGLTDWFSDDDHPQGVCYVIPRRDDIIVGGTDVAHDTNLEVDEQTAIDMLDRAISLVPQLADCEVLEHKVGLRPARETIRLEHVAGYGIPVIAAYGHGGGGVTLSWGTARRVVELLNS; from the coding sequence ATGCCAGAACTGCTCGCCCCGCTCAATGTCACGGTGATAGGTGCCGGGGTCATCGGCCTGTCCACCGCAAATGAACTGGCCAGCCAAGGCCACCGTGTGCGCGTGATCAGCGATCAGGAACCGCTGCACACCGTTTCCGCAGTCTCCGCGGCCATCTGGTTCCCGTACCACTCGGAGAACTCCCCCGCCGCCGATATCCTGCTCGCTCGAACCTTGGAACGCTTCGAGGCGCTCTCCTTGATTCCGGAGACCGGAGTCGACCTTCGCTTCGGCATGGATGTCGAGCGGCGCGCGGATGCCGATCGCTCATGGACCAGGCATGTTGCCGACGCCGCGGTCGTCGACCCGGAGCTGCTGCCCGACGGCGCGCTCTCGGCCACCAGCGGAACGGTCCCGGTCATCACCATGCCGACCTATCTAGCCTGGCTGCAACAGCAGTGCCAGCGGCTCGGCGTGCAATTCGAGCAACGCACGGTCACCGATCTGGACGAACTGGGTGCCCACAGCGATGCAGTAGTGGTGGCCGCCGGGATCCGCGGAGGCGAATTGCTGGGCGATGACCACAGCGTCTATCCGATTCGCGGCCAGGTCATCCGCCTTGCTAATACCGCCGGATTGACCGACTGGTTCAGCGATGACGACCACCCGCAGGGTGTCTGCTATGTCATTCCGCGGCGCGATGACATCATCGTGGGCGGGACCGACGTCGCCCACGACACCAACCTCGAAGTTGATGAACAGACGGCGATCGACATGCTCGATCGCGCCATCTCCCTGGTGCCGCAGCTGGCCGATTGCGAAGTCCTGGAACACAAGGTCGGCCTGCGTCCGGCGCGGGAAACCATCCGGCTGGAGCACGTTGCCGGGTACGGCATCCCGGTGATCGCGGCTTATGGCCATGGCGGCGGCGGTGTCACCCTGTCCTGGGGCACCGCGCGGCGAGTGGTGGAATTGCTGAACTCGTAG